One window of the Enterobacter huaxiensis genome contains the following:
- a CDS encoding ABC transporter ATP-binding protein, which yields MIVFSSLQIRRGVRVLLDNATATINPGQKVGLVGKNGCGKSTLLALLKNEISADGGNFTYPGNWQLAWVNQETPALSEPALDYVIDGDREYRKLEAELNAANERNDGHAIATVHGKLDAIDAWTIRSRASSLLHGLGFSNEQLERPVSDFSGGWRMRLNLAQALICRSDLLLLDEPTNHLDLDAVIWLEKWLKSYQGTLILISHDRDFLDPVVDKIIHIEQQTMFEYTGNYSSFERQRATRLAQQQSMYESQQQRVAHLQSFVDRFKAKASKAKQAQSRIKMLERMEMIAPAHVDNPFHFSFREPESLPNPLLKMEKVSAGYADRIILNSIKLNLVPGSRIGLLGRNGAGKSTLIKLLAGELNPVSGEIGLAKGIKLGYFAQHQLEFLRADESPIQHLARLAPQEMEQKLRDYLGGFGFQGDKVTENTERFSGGEKARLVLALIVWQRPNLLLLDEPTNHLDLDMRQALTEALIEFEGALVVVSHDRHLIRSTTDDLYLVHGGKVEPFDGDLEDYQQWLTDVQKLENQPEESAKDNANSAQSRKDQKRREAELRTQTQPLRKEITRLEKEMEKLNATLAAVEEKLGDSGLYDQSRKAELTDCLQTQAKTKSSLEECEMAWLDAQEQLEAMLQAD from the coding sequence ATGATTGTTTTCTCCTCGTTACAAATTCGTCGCGGCGTGCGCGTCCTGCTGGATAACGCGACCGCTACCATCAACCCGGGCCAAAAAGTGGGTCTGGTCGGCAAAAACGGCTGCGGTAAATCGACCCTGCTGGCGCTGCTGAAAAACGAGATTAGCGCTGACGGCGGTAACTTTACCTATCCGGGTAACTGGCAGCTTGCCTGGGTAAACCAGGAGACGCCTGCGCTGAGCGAACCGGCGCTCGACTATGTTATCGACGGCGACCGTGAATACCGCAAGCTCGAGGCGGAACTTAACGCCGCCAACGAGCGCAACGACGGCCACGCCATCGCTACCGTTCACGGCAAGCTGGACGCCATCGACGCCTGGACCATTCGCTCCCGCGCCTCCAGCCTGCTGCACGGGCTGGGCTTCAGCAACGAACAGCTTGAACGCCCGGTCAGCGACTTCTCCGGCGGCTGGCGCATGCGCCTTAACCTGGCCCAGGCGCTGATCTGCCGCTCTGACCTGCTGCTGCTCGATGAACCGACCAACCACCTCGATCTTGATGCCGTTATTTGGCTGGAGAAGTGGCTTAAGAGCTATCAGGGCACTCTGATTCTGATTTCCCACGACCGCGACTTCCTCGACCCGGTAGTGGATAAAATCATTCATATCGAACAGCAAACGATGTTCGAGTACACCGGCAACTACAGCTCCTTCGAGCGTCAGCGCGCGACGCGCCTTGCCCAGCAGCAGTCCATGTACGAAAGCCAGCAGCAGCGGGTGGCGCACCTGCAGAGCTTTGTCGATCGCTTCAAGGCCAAGGCCTCAAAAGCCAAGCAGGCCCAGAGCCGCATCAAAATGCTGGAACGCATGGAGATGATCGCCCCGGCGCACGTGGATAACCCGTTCCACTTCAGCTTCCGCGAGCCGGAGAGCCTGCCAAACCCGCTCCTGAAGATGGAAAAAGTGAGCGCGGGCTATGCCGACCGCATTATTCTCAACTCCATCAAGCTCAACCTGGTCCCGGGTTCCCGTATCGGCCTGCTGGGACGTAACGGTGCCGGTAAATCGACGCTGATCAAACTGCTCGCGGGCGAGCTTAACCCGGTCAGCGGAGAAATCGGCCTGGCGAAGGGCATCAAGCTGGGCTACTTCGCACAGCATCAGCTGGAATTTTTACGCGCAGATGAATCTCCGATTCAGCACCTGGCCCGTCTGGCGCCGCAGGAGATGGAGCAGAAGCTGCGTGACTACCTCGGCGGCTTCGGCTTCCAGGGCGATAAGGTCACCGAAAACACCGAGCGCTTCTCCGGCGGCGAAAAAGCGCGTCTGGTGCTGGCGCTGATCGTCTGGCAGCGCCCGAACCTGCTGCTGCTCGATGAACCGACCAACCACCTGGATCTCGACATGCGTCAGGCACTGACCGAAGCGCTGATCGAGTTCGAAGGCGCGCTGGTTGTCGTCTCGCACGACCGCCACCTGATCCGCTCCACCACGGACGATCTCTATTTAGTGCACGGCGGCAAAGTCGAACCGTTCGACGGCGACCTGGAAGACTATCAGCAGTGGCTAACGGACGTGCAGAAGCTGGAAAACCAGCCGGAAGAGTCAGCGAAGGACAACGCCAACAGCGCGCAGTCGCGTAAAGACCAGAAGCGTCGTGAAGCGGAGCTGCGCACGCAGACGCAGCCGCTGCGTAAAGAGATTACCCGTCTTGAAAAAGAGATGGAAAAGCTCAACGCCACGCTTGCCGCCGTTGAAGAGAAGCTGGGCGACAGCGGGCTGTACGATCAGAGCCGCAAGGCTGAGCTGACCGACTGCCTGCAAACGCAGGCGAAAACCAAATCCAGCCTCGAAGAGTGCGAAATGGCGTGGCTGGACGCGCAGGAGCAGCTGGAAGCGATGCTGCAGGCTGACTAA
- the kefG gene encoding glutathione-regulated potassium-efflux system ancillary protein KefG, whose amino-acid sequence MSQTAKVLLLYAHPESQDSVANRVLLKAATQLSNVTVHDLYAHYPDFFIDIPYEQELLRQHDVIVFQHPLYTYSCPALLKEWLDRVLSRGFSSGVGGNQLAGKYWRSVITTGEPESAYRHDGLNRYPMSDILRPFELTAAMCRMHWMSPIIVYWARRQQPEALASHARAYGEWLASPISAGGR is encoded by the coding sequence ATGTCTCAGACAGCAAAAGTGCTGCTGCTGTATGCCCATCCGGAATCTCAGGACTCGGTAGCGAACCGGGTGCTGCTTAAGGCGGCTACACAGCTCAGCAACGTGACGGTGCACGATCTCTACGCGCACTATCCTGATTTCTTTATCGATATTCCTTACGAGCAGGAGCTGCTGCGTCAGCATGACGTGATTGTGTTCCAGCATCCGCTTTATACCTATAGCTGTCCGGCGCTGCTCAAAGAGTGGCTGGACCGCGTGCTGAGCCGGGGCTTTTCCAGCGGGGTGGGGGGCAACCAGCTCGCGGGAAAGTACTGGCGTAGCGTCATCACCACCGGTGAGCCGGAAAGCGCCTACCGCCATGACGGGCTGAACCGCTATCCCATGAGCGATATCCTGCGCCCGTTTGAGCTGACGGCAGCGATGTGCCGTATGCACTGGATGAGCCCGATTATTGTCTACTGGGCGCGTCGACAGCAGCCCGAGGCGCTGGCGAGCCATGCCAGAGCCTACGGTGAATGGCTGGCGTCACCGATTTCGGCAGGAGGCCGCTAA
- a CDS encoding LysR family transcriptional regulator gives MSFDITSEITFRKLSIFMTFMEKGNIARTAETLGLSGVSVHRALHTLEENVRCPLFTHKGRNLIALPSAWTLLEYCQEVMQVMERGLEESRKIAGIGQGRLRVGTLYSLTLETVPRLIMGMKLRRPDLEMDLTMGSNDTLLHMLDEGSLDAILISISESDIDRNSLEVLPLFHDDIFLAAPASATLNTRGPADLRDYKDQKFVALAEGFATYAGFQEAFHIAGFEPEIVTRVNDIFSMLSLVQAGVGFTLMPGRMKKVYENSVQLLKLAEPYQMQQLIAIVFARNREQDPSLRALAAEGRMYARSLQDGA, from the coding sequence ATGAGTTTCGATATCACGAGCGAGATTACGTTCCGCAAGCTCAGCATCTTCATGACGTTTATGGAGAAAGGGAATATCGCGCGTACCGCCGAAACTCTGGGCCTGAGCGGCGTGAGCGTGCACCGCGCGCTGCACACGCTGGAAGAGAACGTGCGCTGCCCGCTCTTTACCCACAAGGGGCGCAACCTGATTGCGCTCCCCTCCGCGTGGACGCTGCTGGAGTATTGCCAGGAGGTGATGCAGGTGATGGAGCGCGGGCTGGAAGAGTCCCGCAAAATCGCCGGAATCGGCCAGGGGCGGCTGCGCGTGGGGACGCTCTACTCGCTGACGCTGGAAACCGTGCCGCGCCTGATTATGGGCATGAAGCTGCGCCGTCCGGATCTGGAGATGGATCTGACGATGGGCTCAAACGACACCCTGCTGCATATGCTGGACGAAGGCTCGCTGGACGCGATTCTGATCTCCATCTCCGAAAGCGACATTGACCGTAACAGCCTCGAAGTGCTGCCCCTGTTCCACGACGATATTTTCCTTGCCGCACCGGCTTCCGCCACGCTGAACACCCGCGGGCCCGCGGATCTGCGTGATTACAAAGACCAGAAGTTTGTCGCCCTGGCAGAAGGGTTCGCCACGTATGCCGGGTTTCAGGAGGCGTTTCATATCGCCGGGTTCGAGCCGGAAATTGTCACCCGCGTGAATGATATTTTCTCGATGCTGAGCCTGGTGCAGGCGGGTGTGGGTTTTACGCTGATGCCGGGCAGGATGAAGAAAGTGTATGAGAATTCGGTGCAGCTGTTGAAGCTGGCTGAGCCGTACCAGATGCAGCAGCTGATCGCCATCGTCTTTGCCCGCAACCGCGAGCAGGACCCGAGCCTGCGGGCACTAGCCGCCGAGGGGCGGATGTATGCGCGCAGTTTGCAGGACGGCGCCTGA